From the genome of Podarcis muralis chromosome 3, rPodMur119.hap1.1, whole genome shotgun sequence:
TGGTACTGTGTACActgatttcaggcaggggaccattatcagccatacctggagatgccagggactgaacctgtgacATTCTGTGTGCCCTGCATGTGCTCCACAACTGAGTTAAAGCCCTTCTCCGAAATTGCTGGAAAGCCATTAAGTGGCATCATAATGTGAATAAACCCTTAATTAGAAAATTCACAAGTGCAAAAATTACTACACTGACTAATTAGAAACGGGAAAGACAATTCTAAAGACTTGATCCAGTCTTCAATATCAAGGCAGTGGGGGAACTCTTTATTTAATTTACATTGGGGATCTGATGAATCAGATCCCCAATATATTTGCCAGCAAATATGTAACACACCCCTCTAATATCCTACACTGCATCACTGGAACAGCAGTAATATATAGCCCATTATAAAACAGAGTGTGAATATGAGATGAGAAGGAGCTTAACCTACAATATTCCTCCCTAAAGAGATAACTTCATTTCTATAATTATTCCCTTCTCAACACCTCTGGAAGCATAAAAGATTACAAGGCTAACACAGACATCCCCTAAATGTGTCCATACTTCTAAAAGGTTAATTAAAGGCCACAAGGAAAGGCTTTCATGTTAAAAATGTCCAGAGAGCCTTATTGATTTTAATTTAGCTTTAAATGTCTTATTAGCACAATGCAAAACATCTAAAAAGCAATGTGATTTTAAGCCAACAAGCTCTAAAAACAGAATTAGTGGTACATTTATTGTTCTCCACCCCCCCCATATTTTGAAATGCTGGTGTTGTTTTCTCTCTTATTAAGAATTTTGCAgcacctagggacgcgggtggtgtttcgggttaaaccacagagcctaggacttgccaatcagaaggtcggcggttcgaatcctcgcaacggggtgagctcccattgcttggtccctgctcctgccaacctagcagttcaaaagcacgtcaaagtgcaagtagataaataggtaccactcctgcgggaaggtaaacggcgtttccgtgcgctgctctggttcgccagaagcggcttagtcatgctggccacatgacccagaagctgtacgctggctccctcagccaacaaagtgatatgagcgctgcaaccccagagtcagccatgactggacctaatggtcaggggtccctttacctttttagggcaCTCATGGTACTAAATGAGAGGCCCTTCCTGAATAATATTCTTTGTGGGTAGGCACTATTCATGGGTGGACAGTGGAATTATTCCACTAGGCTTGCCTGTCCCTCCTCTGGATATTTCCACTTGAATGTTTGCATGCAGTCTACATGGGAGAAATCCATTGTGGATTTGCTTATAGGCCTCAGGAGAGCTCAAGAATCAGATGGAGAGCATACTGTGGGTGATGGTAATGAAAGCCGCTGAAAGGTCCAGCAGATCCAATAGGGACACACACCCCTTGTCCAATTCCTGGTGCAAGTCGTCCACCTAGGTGACCAAAGACTCTTCTGTCCCACAACCAGGCTTGAAACTAGAGtgaaatggatctagataatCCATCTCATCTCGAAACCCCTGGAGATGGGACTTCACCACATGCTCTAGTAACCTAGCCCAGAAATGCAGTGCTGGAAACTGCTGATAATTATCCAATATGGTGGGATTCAGGGAAGGATTTTTCAATAGAGGTCTTAACACtgcctccttcaggcatactAGGATCCTGACTTGCTGTAAGGAGGCACTGACCATTCCCTTTACCTCCTTGGCCAGTTCCCCAGTGGCCTATTTAATGAGACAGGAAGGGTAACGATCTAGCACACACGTGGTAGCTCTCCAAGGATCCCTTCACATTCTTGGGTTGTACAAATGGGAAAGAATCCATTATCACTGGAAAAGCTGGGGCCAAAGTTACCTCTACTGGGCCTGTATCAACTACAGCAAACAAGTCAGAATGGATCTGAAAGATTTTTTCAGTAAAGTGCAAATTGTTAAGAGTTTAGTGGGCTTTTGTATTTTGACTTTACCAGTCCTTGTACcagacttgatctccttccgcagggccttcCACCTGGCCtacaatttgaattagcctgatcctctatttccttttccctttcctcttctatgaagaaaccctttctgggaccccacatttaaattcttattCACACAcatccttgctggccctagtaggaccagcttggccagttagccctggtgatcattcgatgtctactgactggggtaccccccaaaaaatgacccctgaatttttgaattttattgatattaatgctcattttatgttgtattctatgctgttttatgctgttttaaagtcacattttaatcaatgttttatatttgctgttagccgccctgagcccggtttttaaaccgggaagggtggggtataaatagaaatttattattattatgattacctTTGTGGAAGTTTGTGCCATGTCAAGGCCTGACACCATCACTGATGTGCATGCTACTTCAGAGACTTTGGTACATGCAATGCCAACATCTCTGGACCTCAAATATGCAACCTCACCACACACATGCAAGACCTGCCATGGCCCACAAACATTTATGTGTGCCATTGCTGACATAGTTCACCTTCCCTATGGTGAGATACTTAAATACTTAGCATGCTTcatgtatatatattaaaaaaagcttCATGAACTCCTTGCACATATCCAAAGACTGCAAAGTGTTATGAATCAACTTAATGTCATGATGTAATCAATGTGCATTGCAGGACATACTAGAAACATAGCAGTTGTTCTGGGGCCTGTTTCTAAAGAGATATGCTGGAATCTGATGAATTCTGGGCTAGATTCCAGCTTAGAGAATCTGATTCTGCCAAAAGCCATCCAGGGGAACACTGGATGGCGCCACTAGGCTCATACATTTTTACTCCAGCTCTTTGTTGAGCAGGGTTGACAGGAAGAGAGTGGATGAGTCAAAGGAAGAATCAAAAGAGAAGCAAGGAAAACTTGTTTCCTGGTGGGTCTGGATAAAGAGAAATAAAGAGTGAGATGGGATGGACCGCAATCCTGTGAAGgtctattcgggggggggggggaattccacggaatacaatgggacttactctgatGCAACTATGCAGAGGATTGAAACTTTAGAAAGAAAggcagttggggcagatgaagttAGGAAGTGGTGTGTGGTGGGGTGAGAAGAGGTGGACAATAGGTGTGTTATCTCTCAGCTTTAGCATTTTGCTTTCTGCTAGACTGATGCTTTGGGATGCTATGTGGAGTCAAATATGTGGCTTGGTATTTGGGTCTCAGATCCAAACTCTATCTTGTACTCGGTTTTTTGGGTACGTGTCTTCTCTTTCAGCCTCACCATACTATCTATGAAAATAGGTATTGAGTTGTGGCTGCAAATTTTGACTAGCCACACTTATCAAGGCCACCATTTTATTCTCTTCATGACACTTTCTCAAATTTCAGGCCTGAAAAGCTGGTGGACCACTCAGGTTGCTCCTTTTTAACACCCGAGTTGCAACATGTTTTAATAATACATTATAATTGTTTGCAAAGAATTAAGACAAACTAGACTGGTACAAAGCAAATGCTTTGTGACTTCAATTAAATATTTAGCAGATATTTATTCAAATCAATTTCAGGCATTGCTTGGGCACTCAGACGTTTGGTACAACTCTCAAgatatttaaaaaatggaggcCTTTGAGCCTTCCCAGCTGAGCAGTGGCAGAGGTAGAAGAAACTTTAAAGAGGATCCAGTCACATAAAGGAGTTATTGGAACTATTGTCGTAAATGCAGAAGGCATCCCAATCAGAACCACTCTTGACAACTCAACTACAGTACAATATGCTGGTCTCCTTCATCAACTCATGATGAAAGCAAAAAGCACAGTGAGAGATATCGATCCCCAGACTGATCTAACCTTTCTCGGGATTAGATCAAAGAACCATGAAATCATGGTTGCCCCTGATAAGGAATATCTTCTGATTGTTATCCAAAATCCTCGTGAATAGACCATCCACACCAATTTTATGAGAAATGTGctacaattttaaaataacatttactaCAGATATATAAAGGCATAACATACCACTAAGAAACGTTTCCAGTAACTTGTCAGGAAGTTTGCAAGCTAAAATCTCTTGTGTGTGCAAATGCATTGTATTTGTAACTGAATTAATAAAAGTGTGTCTAACTGCTTAAAGGACAATTAATGTAAATGCTTAAAGCATGTGTAGAATTTTTAAAGCGAGAGAAAGGTTTAGAATTAAAGCAACAACTTTGATTAACAGCACACATTTCCTCCTGAGATTAGGTTGGCACCTATGTTAGCTAATGTTAACTATGTTAGCTAATTTTCATCACCAGCTGACAAGATTCTTAT
Proteins encoded in this window:
- the LOC114593248 gene encoding dynein light chain roadblock-type 2-like is translated as MQSTWEKSIVDLLIGLRRAQESDGEHTVGDVAEVEETLKRIQSHKGVIGTIVVNAEGIPIRTTLDNSTTVQYAGLLHQLMMKAKSTVRDIDPQTDLTFLGIRSKNHEIMVAPDKEYLLIVIQNPRE